A DNA window from Deltaproteobacteria bacterium contains the following coding sequences:
- a CDS encoding NifB/NifX family molybdenum-iron cluster-binding protein, whose product MRVAVASKGGSLRSEVDDRFGRCPFFVLVDSESLEFEAVRNPGVDEKDAAGIAACGMLINRGVEAVVVRNIGHNALVTLRGAGIDVYRGRPGSVASAVAQLNRGELPSAHRPTVGFQEGLDKERSGGGGIEGET is encoded by the coding sequence ATGAGGGTGGCAGTTGCTTCAAAGGGCGGGAGCCTGCGGTCGGAGGTGGACGACCGCTTCGGCCGGTGCCCCTTCTTCGTTTTGGTAGACTCCGAGTCCTTGGAGTTCGAAGCCGTAAGGAACCCGGGAGTGGATGAAAAAGACGCCGCTGGTATCGCGGCGTGTGGGATGCTCATCAACAGGGGCGTCGAGGCCGTGGTGGTGAGAAACATCGGGCATAACGCCCTTGTGACTTTGCGAGGGGCCGGGATCGACGTGTACAGGGGAAGGCCGGGGAGTGTGGCCAGCGCCGTTGCGCAACTCAACAGAGGCGAGCTTCCCTCTGCACACCGCCCCACAGTGGGATTCCAGGAAGGCCTGGACAAGGAGAGAAGCGGGGGGGGCGGGATTGAGGGGGAAACCTGA
- a CDS encoding helix-turn-helix domain-containing protein: MAEIMTVKELARYLKMKEVTIYRCAQEGRLPGIKIRGQWRFDKNRIDQMINQNFAQRT, from the coding sequence ATGGCGGAGATCATGACGGTCAAGGAACTGGCCAGATACCTCAAGATGAAAGAGGTCACCATCTATCGGTGTGCTCAGGAGGGCAGGCTGCCCGGAATTAAGATCAGAGGGCAGTGGCGATTCGACAAGAACAGGATCGACCAGATGATCAACCAGAATTTCGCCCAACGTACTTGA
- a CDS encoding ribokinase, which produces MREFNISLPSARPFDVVGLGLNSVDFITLVPAFPSPDCKMEMIDFSQHGGGQVATAMVTCSRLGMRAKYLGKIGGDCWGEFSLESIRKEGVDVSGVLVEPGVRNQLAIILVDRTTGQRTILWQRDRRLLYGEGELSREAVCQGRILHVDGHDTGATLKALLWAKEDGIATVMDADRIDEETGELIRHVDFLITSSTFPMRFTGIADLPQALVALERMCGGFVGSTLGREGAVALVDGTPVHYSGIAVDPVDTTGAGDVFHGAFIYGLLRGWDLDRIFPFANAVAGLKCTRLGGRAIPDLREVQSYLDFPVSP; this is translated from the coding sequence ATGAGAGAATTCAATATCTCCCTCCCGTCGGCAAGGCCTTTCGACGTAGTAGGGCTCGGGCTCAACTCCGTGGATTTCATAACTCTCGTCCCCGCCTTTCCCAGCCCTGATTGCAAGATGGAGATGATCGACTTTTCTCAGCACGGCGGAGGGCAGGTCGCTACGGCCATGGTGACTTGCTCCCGTTTGGGCATGAGGGCGAAATACCTTGGAAAAATCGGGGGCGACTGTTGGGGCGAGTTCTCCTTGGAGAGCATCCGGAAGGAAGGAGTCGACGTGTCGGGGGTCCTGGTCGAGCCGGGAGTACGCAACCAGCTCGCAATCATCCTCGTCGATAGGACGACAGGCCAGAGGACTATCCTCTGGCAGAGGGACAGGAGGCTTCTCTACGGGGAAGGCGAGCTCTCCAGAGAAGCGGTCTGCCAGGGGAGGATTCTTCACGTGGATGGCCACGACACCGGGGCGACCCTCAAGGCGCTGCTCTGGGCAAAGGAGGATGGGATCGCCACCGTGATGGACGCCGACAGGATCGATGAAGAGACAGGCGAGTTGATCCGCCACGTCGATTTCCTGATCACTTCCTCCACTTTCCCCATGCGATTCACGGGCATTGCCGATCTGCCGCAGGCGCTGGTCGCCCTTGAGCGGATGTGCGGGGGTTTTGTGGGGTCCACCCTGGGCCGGGAGGGTGCGGTTGCTCTGGTCGACGGGACGCCCGTCCACTACTCCGGCATCGCCGTCGATCCTGTCGACACTACCGGCGCCGGAGATGTCTTTCATGGTGCCTTCATCTACGGCCTCCTCAGGGGATGGGACCTGGATAGGATCTTCCCCTTTGCCAATGCAGTGGCCGGCCTCAAGTGCACTCGCCTTGGAGGCCGGGCCATCCCTGATCTCCGGGAGGTTCAGTCCTATTTGGATTTTCCCGTCTCGCCGTGA
- a CDS encoding transcriptional repressor produces the protein MLAREHRSIYRQFKVIFEQEGLDRIDERLAVLEGFLGTENHVTPSELTQILREKGVSFTEEFVAENLRLFSQYGFAQEESFIGQVRRYEHRHLGRHHDHLICVRCGAILEFYSPEIEVLQVEVARRMRFHALQHRMEIYGLCYNCLRKREPTMPLTMAAAGEKVKIVGFIGGGGVERRLASMGLNRGAEVEVIKSSGPGPLIVASRESRIALGFGMAKQILVSTNRNTGEGHE, from the coding sequence ATGCTTGCGAGAGAACACAGGAGTATCTACCGGCAATTCAAGGTGATCTTCGAACAGGAGGGCCTTGACAGGATTGATGAGAGGTTGGCCGTATTAGAGGGGTTTCTGGGCACGGAGAACCATGTAACACCATCAGAGCTTACGCAGATCCTCAGAGAAAAGGGTGTCTCCTTTACAGAGGAATTTGTCGCTGAAAATCTGAGACTCTTTTCACAGTACGGATTCGCCCAGGAAGAATCCTTCATCGGGCAGGTTCGTCGGTATGAACACCGCCACCTGGGCAGGCATCATGATCACCTGATCTGTGTCCGGTGCGGCGCGATTCTGGAGTTCTACAGTCCGGAGATCGAGGTCCTCCAGGTGGAGGTGGCTCGGCGGATGAGGTTCCATGCTCTCCAGCACAGGATGGAGATCTACGGCCTCTGCTACAACTGTCTCAGGAAAAGAGAGCCCACTATGCCTCTGACAATGGCCGCCGCCGGTGAGAAAGTCAAGATCGTGGGATTCATAGGGGGAGGCGGAGTGGAACGGCGGCTGGCCAGCATGGGCCTCAACAGGGGCGCCGAGGTGGAAGTGATCAAGAGCAGCGGCCCCGGGCCTCTCATCGTAGCCTCCCGGGAAAGCCGCATCGCCCTTGGGTTCGGCATGGCCAAACAGATCCTCGTTTCGACTAACCGGAATACAGGGGAAGGACATGAATAG
- the glmS gene encoding glutamine--fructose-6-phosphate transaminase (isomerizing) has protein sequence MCGIVGYTGRRDTARVLTEGLKRLEYRGYDSAGIAVFHEGKIEIRRTEGKLAILEEMIAKESFNGTTGIGHTRWATHGKPSDTNAHPHKAGGVAVVHNGIIENYLELKKDLEKRGHVFSSETDSEVISHLIDDLIHRGFPFEEAVRRALHEIKGSYALGIVFEGEETKLIGARNESPLVLGLGEGEFFIASDTPALLNYTRDFVFLEDGQMVVIADGQALVKNLDGETVEVNPRHLDWSPLMAEKGGFKHFMLKEIFEQPEAIINTIRGRASLEKGTIRFEDFALTKTEMNNLARVAIVACGTSLHAGLVGKFMIEALARIPVEVDIASEFRYRDPVIDTGTLLVVISQSGETADTRAALREGKNRGGLSLAVCNVVESSIAREADHVIYTHAGPEIGVASTKAFTTQLVALYLLALYLASGKGRLSARQTRDYLDELIRIPRLAKDLLKEGRDLKKVARKYASARNFLYLGRGINYPIALEGALKLKEISYIHAEGYPAGEMKHGPIALIDGDMPVVVLVARDGIREKIMGNIEEVRARDGRVIALGSPHDHEIRQKADEVISVPETSPLLTPILFTIPLQLLAYYVADFKGNDVDQPRNLAKSVTVE, from the coding sequence ATGTGCGGCATAGTGGGGTACACCGGCAGGAGAGATACGGCCAGGGTTCTCACAGAGGGGCTCAAGAGGTTGGAATACCGTGGATATGATTCGGCGGGGATCGCTGTTTTCCATGAGGGGAAGATCGAGATCCGCCGGACCGAGGGCAAGCTTGCGATTCTCGAAGAGATGATCGCAAAGGAGAGCTTCAACGGAACAACCGGGATCGGGCACACCCGTTGGGCCACCCACGGCAAACCCTCAGACACGAACGCCCACCCACACAAGGCCGGTGGTGTCGCCGTGGTGCACAACGGGATTATCGAAAACTACCTGGAGCTGAAAAAGGACCTGGAAAAGAGAGGACATGTCTTCAGCTCCGAGACTGATTCAGAGGTAATCTCCCATTTGATCGACGATCTGATACACCGGGGATTCCCTTTTGAAGAGGCCGTGAGAAGGGCCCTCCACGAGATCAAGGGATCCTATGCACTGGGCATCGTGTTCGAGGGAGAGGAGACAAAGCTCATCGGCGCTCGAAATGAGAGCCCCCTGGTGCTCGGCCTGGGAGAAGGCGAGTTCTTCATCGCTTCCGACACTCCTGCCCTACTCAACTACACCCGTGATTTCGTCTTCCTGGAAGACGGCCAGATGGTGGTGATTGCCGACGGTCAGGCCCTCGTGAAAAACCTCGATGGGGAAACGGTCGAGGTGAACCCCAGGCACCTCGACTGGAGTCCCCTCATGGCAGAGAAGGGCGGCTTCAAGCATTTCATGCTGAAGGAGATCTTCGAGCAACCAGAGGCGATTATCAATACCATTCGGGGGAGGGCATCGCTCGAAAAGGGAACCATCCGCTTTGAAGACTTCGCCCTCACGAAAACCGAGATGAACAACCTCGCAAGGGTGGCCATCGTCGCCTGTGGAACATCCCTCCATGCCGGCCTGGTGGGGAAATTCATGATCGAAGCCCTGGCCAGGATTCCGGTGGAGGTCGATATCGCGTCGGAATTCAGGTACAGGGATCCTGTCATCGATACAGGCACCCTCCTGGTTGTTATCTCCCAATCAGGAGAGACCGCAGACACCCGGGCCGCTCTCCGAGAAGGGAAGAACAGAGGGGGACTGAGCCTGGCAGTCTGTAATGTAGTGGAGAGCAGTATCGCAAGAGAGGCGGATCACGTCATCTACACCCACGCCGGGCCCGAGATCGGCGTGGCATCCACAAAGGCCTTTACCACCCAACTCGTGGCTCTCTACCTGCTTGCCCTCTACCTGGCATCCGGAAAAGGCCGCCTGAGTGCTCGGCAGACCAGGGATTACCTCGATGAGCTGATTCGAATCCCGCGGTTGGCAAAGGATCTTCTCAAGGAGGGGCGGGATCTCAAGAAAGTCGCCAGGAAATACGCCTCGGCGAGGAACTTCCTCTATCTGGGCAGGGGGATCAATTATCCCATTGCCCTGGAAGGGGCGTTGAAACTCAAAGAGATCTCCTACATCCACGCCGAAGGTTACCCGGCTGGGGAGATGAAGCACGGTCCCATCGCCCTCATAGACGGGGATATGCCTGTTGTGGTGCTGGTTGCCAGGGACGGTATCCGGGAGAAGATCATGGGCAACATCGAGGAGGTTCGTGCTCGTGACGGGAGAGTCATCGCTCTCGGCTCCCCCCATGACCATGAGATCCGGCAGAAGGCCGACGAGGTCATCTCAGTTCCCGAAACATCACCCCTTCTTACCCCCATCCTCTTCACTATCCCCCTTCAACTTCTGGCTTACTATGTGGCCGACTTCAAGGGGAACGACGTGGATCAACCCAGGAATCTGGCAAAAAGCGTGACCGTTGAATAG
- a CDS encoding ferrous iron transport protein A, which produces MNSRRLSELKTGEKGVIERLTGAGPFRRRLMEMGFVPGAEIRVEKFAPLMDPIEYTLKGYHVSLRHEEAEKVVVREPASTGGA; this is translated from the coding sequence ATGAATAGCCGAAGACTCAGCGAGCTGAAGACAGGAGAAAAGGGCGTCATTGAAAGGTTGACAGGAGCAGGTCCTTTCAGGCGCCGCCTCATGGAGATGGGGTTTGTGCCTGGGGCGGAGATCAGGGTCGAGAAGTTTGCCCCCCTCATGGATCCGATAGAGTACACTCTGAAGGGGTACCATGTAAGCCTGAGACATGAGGAGGCCGAAAAGGTGGTAGTACGGGAGCCGGCTTCGACTGGAGGAGCCTGA
- a CDS encoding transcriptional repressor: MDEIQTFRQYIKQKGLRNTPEREMIIREIFSLHDHFDVDELFLRLRNKKKVISKASIYRTIPLLIESGLIKEVYFEDGHFHYEHIYGHRGHSHLRCACCGRIVEFPEDEIVELGNRIGGKYGFAITSYRFELLGYCPQCLARGRAGKDCRPPGKVRLREGAGAGGSVRQGAARGSMGVDER; the protein is encoded by the coding sequence ATGGACGAAATTCAGACATTCCGGCAGTATATCAAGCAGAAGGGGCTGCGCAACACACCCGAAAGGGAGATGATCATCAGGGAGATCTTCTCCCTCCATGACCATTTCGATGTGGATGAGCTTTTCCTCCGTCTGAGGAACAAGAAGAAGGTCATCTCCAAGGCTTCCATCTATAGAACCATCCCTCTTCTTATCGAAAGCGGGTTGATCAAAGAAGTCTATTTTGAAGACGGCCACTTCCACTATGAACATATCTACGGCCACAGGGGACATTCCCACCTGCGGTGTGCCTGTTGCGGGAGGATCGTCGAGTTTCCTGAGGATGAGATCGTAGAATTGGGGAACCGGATAGGGGGGAAGTACGGCTTTGCGATCACGTCTTACCGGTTCGAGCTGCTGGGATACTGTCCCCAGTGCCTTGCCCGGGGGAGGGCGGGCAAGGATTGTCGGCCCCCGGGCAAGGTGCGTCTGAGAGAAGGGGCGGGAGCCGGCGGATCGGTCCGGCAGGGGGCTGCCAGAGGATCCATGGGGGTCGACGAGAGATGA
- a CDS encoding SprT-like domain-containing protein, whose protein sequence is MPTLLRTIDQVGERSKLERIGKIFDRVNAAFFAGRVRRPAFRLSRRMIKAGSADLTRWEMGISIGYHDRYGWGRELENTVKHEMIHFFLAATGRPPGHNRYFRVWAERLGCSLHSRPNSRPYKYIFECPRCGKEYRARKWMGKRYSCAVCSGGRYDRRYVLRLKRRLA, encoded by the coding sequence ATGCCGACTCTTTTGAGAACCATCGACCAGGTCGGTGAGCGCTCGAAACTCGAGAGGATAGGGAAGATATTCGACAGGGTGAATGCCGCCTTTTTTGCGGGAAGGGTCCGGAGGCCGGCCTTCAGGTTGAGCAGGAGGATGATCAAGGCGGGAAGTGCGGATCTTACCCGGTGGGAGATGGGTATCTCCATTGGTTACCACGACAGATACGGATGGGGCAGGGAGCTTGAAAACACGGTCAAACACGAGATGATCCATTTTTTCCTGGCAGCCACGGGAAGACCGCCCGGACATAACCGGTATTTCAGAGTATGGGCAGAGCGACTGGGCTGTAGCCTTCATTCCAGGCCCAACAGCAGGCCCTACAAGTACATCTTCGAATGCCCCCGTTGCGGGAAGGAGTATAGGGCGAGAAAGTGGATGGGAAAGCGCTACAGTTGCGCTGTGTGTTCAGGGGGGAGATACGACAGGAGATACGTCCTCCGGCTCAAGAGGCGGCTCGCCTGA
- the feoB gene encoding ferrous iron transport protein B: MAKEINIAIMGNPNSGKTTIFNNLTGAHQKVGNWPGVTVEKKEGITTFNGYRIRVVDLPGTYSLSAYSMEEIIARNYLVDEKPDVVVDVIDASNLERNLYLATQLIDLGVKLVFALNMVDVSEARGQIIDHKRLSLIMGVPFVPTVGTKGEGTRELLETIVRVAEDRESVARHTHIDYGRELEEEIEKLQALIRPDGSFADEHLARWMGIKLLEGDEAVVKQIERSPHRDTIFDQLDRSRSHLKRMLGEDAETLVADRRYGFIHGALRETFRKTRRDRYYLSDRVDMVLTNRLLGFPIFVFFIWAMFQLTFKVGRYPTELIDRGVQLLGQSIGSLMGQGLLRDLVVDGVIAGVGGVVVFLPSIFILFFCIALFEDTGYMARAAFIMDKIMHSLGLHGKSFIPMIMGFGCNVPAIMATRVLESRRDRILTILINPLISCSARLPVYMLIAGALFGAYAGNVIFSIYALGIVLAIVMGQIFKRTLFRGEIAPFVLELPPYRMPTLKGTLIHMWERGSIFLKKMGGVILAGSILVWALSSFPRTVDYSRDYAGEESRIRQDYGKRKSALIRMGETRRAGLLEEEMNRRIAEIEALRREEFQEKSFLGRLGKGIAPVLRPLGFDWKEGVALVTGFVAKEIVVSTFGVLYGIGEGRGEESEGLRKAIRKEMTPLIGYGFMVFVLIYTPCLATVAAIRRETGSWRWTGFSVGYSLTLAWVLALTIYQVGSLLGLG; encoded by the coding sequence ATGGCCAAGGAGATCAACATTGCCATTATGGGAAACCCGAATTCCGGAAAGACGACGATCTTCAACAACCTGACCGGAGCTCACCAGAAAGTGGGCAACTGGCCGGGCGTTACCGTGGAGAAGAAGGAGGGGATTACAACATTCAACGGCTACAGGATCCGCGTGGTAGATCTTCCTGGGACATACAGCCTTAGCGCTTACTCCATGGAAGAGATAATAGCGCGGAACTACCTGGTCGACGAAAAGCCAGATGTTGTCGTAGACGTAATCGATGCTTCCAACCTGGAACGCAATCTCTACCTGGCGACCCAGCTCATCGACCTGGGAGTCAAGCTGGTCTTCGCCTTGAACATGGTTGACGTATCCGAGGCTAGGGGCCAGATCATCGACCACAAGAGGCTCTCCCTGATCATGGGTGTCCCCTTTGTCCCCACCGTGGGAACAAAGGGCGAGGGTACCAGAGAGCTCTTGGAGACCATAGTGCGGGTCGCCGAGGACAGGGAGTCGGTGGCCAGACATACACACATAGACTACGGCAGGGAACTCGAGGAAGAGATCGAGAAGCTCCAGGCCCTGATCCGGCCGGATGGGTCCTTTGCCGATGAACACCTCGCCCGGTGGATGGGGATCAAGCTCCTGGAGGGGGATGAAGCGGTTGTAAAGCAGATAGAGAGAAGCCCGCACAGGGATACGATTTTCGACCAGCTCGACAGGAGTAGGTCCCACCTGAAGAGGATGCTCGGGGAAGACGCGGAAACCCTGGTTGCCGACAGGAGATACGGGTTTATCCACGGAGCTCTGAGGGAGACCTTTCGCAAGACCAGGAGGGACAGGTACTATCTGTCGGACCGGGTCGACATGGTCCTGACCAACCGCCTCCTGGGTTTTCCCATCTTCGTATTCTTCATCTGGGCCATGTTCCAGCTCACCTTCAAGGTGGGCCGGTATCCCACGGAGTTGATCGACAGGGGGGTTCAGCTCCTGGGTCAATCGATTGGATCCCTGATGGGGCAGGGTCTGCTGAGAGACCTCGTCGTGGACGGTGTGATTGCCGGGGTAGGGGGAGTCGTTGTCTTCCTTCCCAGTATCTTCATCCTCTTTTTCTGTATCGCCCTTTTCGAGGACACGGGCTACATGGCGAGAGCCGCCTTTATCATGGACAAGATCATGCACAGTCTGGGACTCCACGGGAAATCCTTCATCCCCATGATCATGGGTTTTGGATGCAACGTACCGGCCATCATGGCCACGCGGGTTCTGGAGAGCAGGAGGGACAGGATACTGACGATCCTGATCAACCCCTTGATAAGCTGCAGCGCAAGGCTTCCCGTCTATATGCTTATCGCCGGGGCGCTGTTCGGGGCATATGCCGGAAACGTGATTTTTTCAATCTATGCCCTCGGTATCGTTCTGGCCATAGTCATGGGCCAGATCTTCAAGCGGACCCTCTTCCGCGGGGAGATCGCCCCTTTTGTCCTCGAGCTTCCACCCTATCGCATGCCCACCCTGAAAGGGACTCTCATCCACATGTGGGAGAGGGGGTCGATCTTCCTCAAGAAGATGGGGGGGGTGATTCTTGCCGGGTCGATCCTGGTCTGGGCCTTGAGTTCCTTCCCAAGAACAGTCGACTACTCCAGGGATTATGCGGGGGAAGAGTCTCGGATTCGACAGGACTACGGAAAAAGAAAAAGCGCGCTGATCCGAATGGGAGAGACGCGAAGGGCCGGGCTCCTGGAGGAAGAGATGAATCGGAGAATCGCCGAAATCGAGGCCCTCCGCAGGGAGGAGTTTCAGGAAAAGAGTTTCCTCGGGAGGTTGGGCAAAGGGATCGCTCCGGTTCTCCGGCCCCTGGGTTTTGACTGGAAGGAGGGGGTGGCCCTGGTCACCGGCTTTGTGGCCAAGGAGATCGTGGTCAGTACCTTTGGAGTCCTCTATGGAATAGGAGAGGGGAGAGGGGAGGAGAGCGAGGGTCTCCGGAAGGCCATCAGAAAGGAGATGACCCCTCTGATCGGATACGGTTTTATGGTCTTTGTCCTGATCTATACCCCTTGCCTGGCAACGGTGGCTGCGATCCGGCGGGAGACCGGGTCGTGGAGGTGGACCGGTTTCTCTGTGGGATACAGCCTGACCCTCGCCTGGGTTCTGGCCCTTACGATCTATCAAGTGGGGAGCCTCTTGGGACTGGGGTGA
- a CDS encoding C40 family peptidase — MRRLGLLVFPLILGVFGCAGTPPTAERPAARPPVETLRRLGYSIQVGAFLKLDNAVRLTGTLQDRGLGAYYFLHKSGLFKVRFGDFPSRAMAREKAEQLKRSGTIHDYYIVGPEDYPRFKDRRRARSYLRNAIVSTAKTFVGLPYRYGGASPEHGFDCSGLSMAVYRLNGLDLPRTSREQWEAGTAVSRKDLSKGDLVFFSTSRRRRISHVGIYVGGGRFIHAPGTGKKIRFDSLSSPYFKRRYAGGRTYL; from the coding sequence ATGAGACGACTTGGCCTCCTTGTCTTTCCATTGATCCTTGGAGTCTTTGGCTGCGCCGGCACGCCTCCCACTGCAGAGAGGCCTGCGGCTAGGCCGCCCGTGGAAACCCTACGCCGGCTCGGTTATTCCATCCAGGTGGGGGCCTTTCTGAAACTCGACAATGCCGTCCGCCTAACCGGGACCCTTCAGGACCGCGGCCTCGGTGCTTACTACTTTCTGCACAAATCAGGACTGTTCAAGGTCCGCTTCGGCGATTTCCCCTCGAGGGCTATGGCCCGGGAGAAAGCCGAGCAACTGAAAAGATCGGGCACCATCCACGACTACTACATCGTGGGGCCTGAGGATTATCCCCGTTTCAAGGACCGCCGAAGGGCAAGGTCTTATCTCAGAAACGCCATCGTGAGCACGGCCAAGACCTTCGTCGGTCTGCCCTACCGGTACGGCGGCGCCTCTCCCGAACATGGTTTTGACTGCAGCGGTTTGTCCATGGCGGTCTACCGCCTCAACGGCCTCGATCTCCCCAGGACCTCCAGGGAACAATGGGAGGCCGGCACGGCCGTCAGCAGAAAAGACCTGTCAAAAGGGGACCTCGTCTTTTTTTCCACGAGCCGCCGCAGAAGGATCTCTCATGTAGGCATCTACGTGGGAGGCGGCAGGTTCATCCATGCCCCCGGCACCGGCAAGAAAATCCGCTTCGACTCCCTTTCCAGCCCCTATTTCAAGCGTCGCTATGCCGGAGGGAGAACCTATCTGTAA
- the glmU gene encoding bifunctional UDP-N-acetylglucosamine diphosphorylase/glucosamine-1-phosphate N-acetyltransferase GlmU produces the protein MTGVATIILAAGKGTRMKSGLVKVLHPIMGKPMLSYPIDVALKGLQAQRTVVVVGHQAERIHEVFPEDRLTFVRQEPLLGSGHAVLSAEGALEGYKGTVLLLSGDVPLIEAETLKQLVAFHRRERSTLTVATTRLPDPTGYGRIVRGSGGRVDAIVEEKDASPLEREIEEVNTGIYCAEAPFLFSTLKRVRADNTQAEYYLTDIVRIGREENRKLLAFHVSESDQFIGINTRVDLARSNEILRRRTLERLMLDGVTIEDPATTYIEADVVVGRDTVIHPNCVIQGRTTVGKECGIGPNCFIRSSEIEDHVTIRPFSVVEESRISRGVVIGPFTRLRPDSQILEDARIGNFVEIKKSVVGEGSKVNHLAYVGDAALGERVNIGAGTIFCNYDGVRKHRTIVGNEVFVGSNTELIAPLEIGDHAVIGAGSTITGNVPEGSLAVSRVKQKNIKGWQKRKGRKR, from the coding sequence ATGACAGGGGTGGCAACAATCATTCTTGCCGCTGGCAAGGGAACACGGATGAAGTCGGGCCTGGTGAAAGTCCTCCACCCAATAATGGGGAAACCCATGTTGAGTTACCCCATCGATGTGGCCCTCAAAGGCCTGCAGGCACAGAGAACGGTGGTTGTCGTGGGCCATCAGGCAGAGCGCATCCATGAGGTCTTTCCTGAAGACCGGCTCACCTTTGTCCGTCAAGAACCGCTGCTTGGAAGCGGCCATGCGGTCCTCTCTGCAGAAGGGGCGTTAGAGGGGTACAAGGGCACCGTTCTGCTTCTCTCCGGAGACGTGCCGCTGATCGAGGCCGAGACCCTCAAGCAACTCGTCGCCTTTCACCGCCGTGAGAGGTCGACCCTCACCGTTGCTACAACCCGCCTGCCTGATCCGACAGGATACGGAAGAATAGTCCGGGGATCGGGGGGCAGGGTGGATGCAATCGTCGAGGAAAAGGACGCCTCTCCCCTGGAAAGAGAGATCGAGGAAGTCAACACGGGCATCTACTGCGCGGAGGCCCCTTTTCTTTTTTCCACCTTGAAGAGGGTGAGGGCCGACAATACTCAGGCCGAATACTACCTGACCGATATCGTCCGCATCGGGCGGGAGGAGAACAGGAAGCTCCTCGCCTTTCACGTCTCGGAGTCAGACCAGTTCATTGGGATCAACACACGGGTCGACCTTGCCCGGAGCAACGAGATCCTCCGCAGGAGAACCCTGGAGAGATTGATGCTCGATGGGGTCACCATCGAGGATCCTGCTACGACGTACATCGAGGCCGATGTGGTTGTCGGCCGGGACACGGTGATCCACCCGAACTGTGTCATCCAGGGGAGAACCACTGTCGGCAAAGAGTGCGGCATAGGACCGAATTGTTTCATAAGGAGTTCCGAAATCGAGGACCACGTCACCATCCGGCCTTTCTCGGTTGTGGAGGAGAGCCGGATCTCCCGGGGGGTGGTTATCGGACCGTTTACGAGGCTCCGCCCTGACAGCCAGATCCTCGAGGATGCCCGAATCGGAAATTTCGTTGAGATCAAGAAGTCCGTGGTGGGCGAGGGATCCAAGGTCAACCATCTCGCCTATGTGGGAGACGCCGCTCTCGGTGAAAGGGTCAATATCGGGGCGGGAACCATCTTCTGCAACTACGACGGGGTAAGAAAGCACCGGACCATCGTGGGGAATGAGGTTTTTGTGGGGAGCAACACCGAGCTGATAGCACCTCTGGAGATAGGAGACCATGCTGTCATCGGGGCAGGCTCCACCATCACCGGCAACGTGCCGGAAGGATCCCTTGCGGTGAGCCGCGTCAAACAGAAGAACATCAAGGGTTGGCAAAAGAGGAAGGGGAGAAAAAGGTAG
- the nikR gene encoding nickel-responsive transcriptional regulator NikR gives MSKLIRFGISMDERLLMQFDEMVAQKGHSNRSEAIRDLIRDRLVEAAWKEEDKEVVGTITLVYNHEVHELSDRLIDIQHQYHDRIISSVHVHLDPHNCLEVLIVKGKGKDVKGIAERLIGVKGVKHGKLLTTTTGEGLF, from the coding sequence ATGTCGAAGCTCATCCGGTTTGGAATCTCCATGGACGAGCGACTCCTCATGCAATTCGATGAAATGGTCGCTCAGAAGGGCCATTCAAATCGTTCCGAGGCGATCCGCGACCTCATCCGTGATAGACTCGTTGAAGCGGCATGGAAGGAGGAGGACAAGGAGGTGGTCGGAACCATCACTCTCGTCTACAACCATGAGGTCCACGAACTCTCCGACAGACTCATCGATATTCAGCACCAGTACCACGACAGGATCATCTCCTCGGTCCACGTCCATCTGGATCCTCACAACTGCCTCGAGGTTCTCATTGTCAAGGGGAAAGGCAAGGATGTCAAGGGTATTGCCGAAAGGCTCATCGGCGTCAAGGGTGTGAAGCACGGAAAGCTGCTCACCACAACCACGGGGGAAGGACTCTTCTAG